A region of Pseudomonas sp. Marseille-Q3773 DNA encodes the following proteins:
- a CDS encoding N-acetylglutaminylglutamine amidotransferase, translating to MCGLAGELRFTPIDQAPRPADLAAVERITHHLAPRGPDAWGFHSQGPIALGHRRLKIMDLSDGSAQPMVDNTLGLSLAFNGAIYNFPELRQELQALGYTFWSDGDTEVLLKGYHAWGAALLPKLNGMFALAIWERDNQRLFLARDRLGVKPLYLSRNGERLRFASTLPALLKGGDIDPVLDPVALNHYLNFHAVVPAPRTLLANVQKLEPGTWMRVDRHGEVERQTWWQLHYGATPDERELDLEGWTTRVLDATREAVAIRQRAAVDVGVLLSGGVDSSLLVGLLREAGVDDLSTFSIGFEDAGGERGDEFQYSDLIARHYGTRHHQLRIAEHEIIEQLPAAFRAMSEPMVSHDCIAFYLLSREVAKHCKGVQSGQGADELFAGYHWYPQVDGAEDAFSAYRAAFFDRSHAEYRDTVQPSWLLETDAAGDFVREHFARPGAADAVDKALRLDSTVMLVEDPVKRVDNMTMAWGLEARTPFLDYRLVELSARIPARFKLPDGGKQVLKQAARRVIPHEVIDRKKGYFPVPGLKHLEGATLGWVRELLTDPSQDRGLFNPAMLDRLLSNPHGQLTPLRGSKLWQLAALNLWLTEQGL from the coding sequence ATGTGCGGATTAGCAGGAGAGTTGCGTTTCACCCCCATCGACCAAGCCCCTCGCCCAGCCGACCTGGCTGCGGTAGAGCGCATTACCCATCACTTGGCGCCGCGCGGCCCGGATGCCTGGGGCTTCCATAGCCAGGGCCCGATTGCCCTGGGTCACCGGCGCCTGAAAATCATGGACCTGTCCGACGGTTCGGCGCAGCCGATGGTCGACAACACCCTGGGCCTGTCGCTGGCGTTCAACGGCGCCATCTACAACTTCCCCGAACTGCGCCAGGAGCTGCAGGCGCTGGGCTACACCTTCTGGTCCGACGGCGACACCGAGGTGCTGCTCAAGGGCTACCACGCCTGGGGCGCCGCCTTGCTGCCAAAGCTCAACGGCATGTTCGCCCTGGCCATCTGGGAGCGCGACAACCAGCGCTTGTTTCTCGCCCGCGACCGCCTGGGTGTCAAACCCTTGTACCTGTCGCGCAATGGCGAGCGCCTGCGTTTCGCCTCGACCCTGCCAGCACTGCTCAAGGGTGGTGACATCGACCCGGTGCTCGACCCGGTGGCACTCAACCACTACCTGAACTTCCACGCGGTAGTGCCGGCGCCACGCACCCTGCTGGCCAACGTGCAGAAGCTCGAGCCTGGCACCTGGATGCGCGTAGACCGCCATGGCGAAGTGGAACGCCAGACCTGGTGGCAGCTGCACTACGGCGCCACGCCAGACGAGCGCGAGCTGGACCTCGAAGGCTGGACCACTCGCGTGCTCGATGCCACGCGCGAGGCCGTGGCCATTCGCCAACGTGCCGCCGTGGATGTGGGCGTGCTGCTCTCCGGCGGGGTCGATTCCAGCTTGCTGGTCGGCCTGCTGCGCGAAGCAGGTGTGGACGATCTGTCGACCTTCTCCATCGGTTTCGAGGACGCTGGCGGCGAACGCGGCGACGAGTTCCAGTACTCCGACCTGATCGCCCGGCACTACGGTACCCGCCACCACCAGTTGCGCATTGCCGAACACGAAATCATCGAGCAACTGCCGGCGGCGTTCCGCGCCATGAGCGAACCGATGGTCAGCCACGACTGCATCGCCTTCTACCTGCTGTCGCGGGAGGTGGCGAAACATTGCAAGGGCGTGCAAAGCGGCCAGGGCGCCGACGAACTGTTTGCCGGCTACCACTGGTACCCACAGGTGGATGGCGCCGAGGACGCCTTCAGCGCCTACCGTGCGGCCTTCTTCGACCGCAGCCACGCCGAGTACCGCGACACCGTGCAACCCTCCTGGCTGCTGGAAACCGATGCGGCGGGCGACTTCGTGCGCGAACACTTTGCCCGCCCCGGCGCCGCCGATGCGGTGGACAAGGCCCTGCGCCTGGACAGCACGGTGATGCTGGTTGAAGACCCGGTCAAACGGGTGGACAACATGACCATGGCCTGGGGCCTGGAGGCGCGCACGCCGTTCCTCGACTACCGCCTGGTGGAGCTGTCGGCGCGCATTCCAGCGCGCTTCAAGTTGCCCGACGGTGGCAAGCAGGTTCTCAAGCAGGCCGCCCGGCGGGTGATCCCGCATGAGGTGATCGACCGCAAGAAGGGCTACTTCCCGGTGCCAGGCCTGAAGCACCTGGAAGGCGCCACCCTTGGCTGGGTACGTGAACTGCTGACCGACCCCAGCCAGGATCGGGGGCTGTTCAACCCGGCCATGCTCGACCGCCTGCTGAGCAACCCGCACGGCCAGTTGACCCCGTTGCGCGGCTCCAAGCTGTGGCAACTGGCGGCACTGAACCTGTGGCTGACCGAACAAGGACTCTGA
- the ngg gene encoding N-acetylglutaminylglutamine synthetase → MKAHETAYGQRLLRGQAPSYERLQARLAGDGSQPHDQPRAVHCGWGRLLIGHTYADPARLAEDLLGECPGERDIALYVAAPQQVLAHAPQQLFLDPSDTLRLWFTDYRPAQRVFRGFRVRRAQNPGDWQAINTLYQARGMLPVVPELLTPLDQGGPVYWLAEDEDNGAVIGSVMGLNHAKAFDDPEHGSSLWCLAVDPHCTRPGVGEVLVRHLIEHFMSRGLAYLDLSVLHDNRQAKRLYQKLGFRNLPTFAVKRKNGINEQLFLGPGPQADLNPYARIIVDEALRRGIEVQVDDAAAGLFTLSLGGRRIRCRESLSDLTSAVTMTLCQDKRLTRQALHNAGLKVPAQQLAGNADDNLAFLDEHAAVVVKPVDGEQGQGVAVNLTTIEDITRAVEHARQYDSRVLLESFHAGHDLRIVVIGYEVVAAAIRHPAQVVGDGTHSIRQLIEAQSRRRQAATGGESRIPLDEETERTLGAAGHGYDDVLPPGQHLNVRRTANLHTGGTLEDVTERLHPALAEAAVRAARALEIPVVGLDFMVRDAGQPEYVIIEANERAGLANHEPQPTAERFIDLLFPHSRPLA, encoded by the coding sequence ATGAAAGCCCACGAAACTGCTTACGGCCAGCGCCTGCTGCGCGGCCAGGCGCCTTCCTACGAGCGCCTGCAGGCACGCCTGGCCGGCGATGGCAGCCAGCCCCACGACCAGCCGCGCGCCGTACATTGCGGCTGGGGCCGGCTGCTGATCGGCCACACCTACGCCGACCCGGCCCGGCTGGCCGAGGACCTGCTCGGCGAGTGCCCGGGCGAACGCGACATCGCGCTGTATGTCGCGGCGCCCCAGCAGGTGCTGGCCCATGCGCCACAGCAGCTGTTTCTCGACCCGTCCGACACCCTGCGCCTGTGGTTCACCGATTACCGCCCGGCGCAGCGGGTATTCCGCGGCTTCCGCGTACGCCGCGCGCAGAACCCCGGCGACTGGCAGGCCATCAACACCTTGTACCAGGCGCGCGGCATGTTGCCGGTCGTCCCCGAGCTGCTCACCCCCCTTGACCAGGGTGGCCCCGTCTACTGGCTGGCCGAGGACGAAGACAACGGCGCAGTCATCGGCAGCGTCATGGGCCTGAACCACGCCAAGGCATTCGACGACCCCGAGCACGGCAGCAGCCTGTGGTGCCTGGCGGTGGATCCGCACTGCACCCGCCCCGGTGTCGGCGAAGTGCTGGTACGCCACCTGATCGAGCATTTCATGAGCCGCGGCCTGGCCTACCTGGACCTGTCGGTGCTGCACGACAACCGCCAGGCCAAGCGCCTGTATCAGAAACTAGGGTTTCGCAACCTGCCGACCTTTGCGGTCAAGCGCAAGAACGGCATCAACGAGCAGTTGTTTCTCGGCCCTGGACCGCAGGCAGACCTCAACCCGTATGCCCGCATAATCGTCGACGAAGCTCTGCGCCGGGGTATCGAGGTGCAGGTAGATGACGCCGCTGCCGGGCTGTTTACCCTCAGCCTCGGCGGGCGTCGCATTCGCTGCCGGGAATCGCTGAGCGACCTGACCAGCGCCGTCACCATGACCCTGTGCCAGGACAAGCGCCTGACCCGGCAGGCCCTGCATAACGCCGGGCTCAAGGTGCCGGCACAGCAGCTGGCCGGCAACGCCGACGACAACCTGGCGTTTCTCGACGAGCACGCAGCAGTGGTGGTCAAACCGGTCGATGGCGAGCAGGGCCAAGGTGTCGCGGTCAACCTCACCACGATCGAAGACATCACCCGCGCCGTCGAGCATGCGCGCCAGTACGACAGCCGCGTATTGCTGGAAAGCTTCCATGCCGGGCATGACCTGCGCATCGTGGTCATCGGTTATGAAGTGGTGGCCGCCGCCATTCGCCACCCGGCGCAGGTGGTGGGTGACGGCACGCACAGCATTCGCCAGCTGATCGAGGCGCAGAGCCGCCGCCGCCAGGCGGCCACTGGCGGCGAAAGCAGGATTCCGCTCGATGAAGAGACCGAGCGCACCCTGGGCGCGGCGGGCCACGGCTACGACGATGTGCTGCCACCTGGGCAGCATTTGAACGTGCGGCGCACCGCCAACCTGCACACCGGCGGCACCCTGGAAGACGTGACCGAACGCCTGCACCCGGCGCTGGCCGAGGCCGCCGTACGGGCAGCGCGGGCGCTGGAGATCCCGGTGGTGGGGCTGGATTTCATGGTGCGCGATGCCGGGCAGCCGGAGTACGTGATCATCGAAGCCAACGAGCGGGCCGGGTTGGCCAACCACGAGCCGCAGCCGACCGCCGAGCGTTTCATCGACTTGCTGTTTCCGCATAGCCGGCCTTTGGCGTGA
- a CDS encoding DMT family transporter — MHTTSGRWGYGLFLALLTALLWGILPIKLKQVLQVVDPVTVTWYRLLVSGGLLFAWLTAQRRLPSIRKLTPRRKGLVLVAVLGLMGNYVLYLIGLNLLSPGTAQLVVQLGPVLLLVASVFVFRERFSLGQGMGLLILLAGFALFFNQRLEELLTSLGTYTTGVLTILLATTIWVFYALSQKQLLTVWNSQQVMMVIYLGCAALLTPWVHPLQALQLSPVQGWLLLACCLNTLVAYGAFAEALAHWEASRVSATLALTPLVTFVAVALAALLWPDYVHAEDINALGYVGAVTVVLGSALVALGPSLVASWRARKFRKVARSV; from the coding sequence ATGCACACCACTTCCGGCCGCTGGGGCTATGGCCTGTTCCTGGCACTTCTGACGGCGTTGCTCTGGGGCATCCTGCCGATCAAGCTCAAGCAGGTGCTGCAGGTGGTCGACCCGGTCACGGTCACCTGGTACCGCCTGCTGGTTTCCGGTGGCCTGCTGTTCGCCTGGCTGACGGCCCAGCGCCGCCTGCCGTCCATTCGCAAACTGACGCCCAGGCGCAAGGGGCTGGTGCTGGTGGCTGTGCTCGGCCTGATGGGCAACTATGTGCTGTACCTGATCGGCCTGAACCTGCTGAGCCCGGGCACCGCGCAACTGGTGGTGCAGCTCGGCCCGGTGCTGTTGCTGGTGGCCAGCGTGTTCGTGTTCCGCGAACGTTTCAGCCTGGGGCAGGGCATGGGCTTGCTGATCCTGCTGGCGGGGTTTGCTCTGTTCTTCAACCAGCGCCTTGAAGAGCTGCTGACTTCGCTGGGCACCTATACCACGGGCGTGCTGACCATCCTGCTGGCCACCACGATCTGGGTGTTCTACGCGCTGAGTCAGAAACAGCTGTTGACCGTGTGGAATTCGCAGCAGGTCATGATGGTGATCTACCTCGGTTGCGCTGCGTTGCTCACGCCATGGGTACACCCACTGCAGGCGTTGCAACTGAGCCCGGTGCAGGGCTGGCTGTTGCTGGCCTGTTGCCTGAATACCCTCGTGGCCTATGGCGCATTTGCCGAGGCGCTGGCGCACTGGGAGGCGTCGAGGGTGAGTGCCACGCTGGCGCTGACACCGCTGGTCACCTTTGTCGCGGTGGCCTTGGCGGCCTTGCTGTGGCCTGACTACGTACATGCGGAGGATATCAACGCCCTGGGTTATGTCGGGGCGGTCACGGTGGTGCTAGGGTCGGCGCTGGTGGCGCTTGGGCCATCGCTGGTGGCGAGCTGGCGGGCGCGGAAATTCCGCAAAGTCGCGCGCTCTGTATAG
- the mnmC gene encoding bifunctional tRNA (5-methylaminomethyl-2-thiouridine)(34)-methyltransferase MnmD/FAD-dependent 5-carboxymethylaminomethyl-2-thiouridine(34) oxidoreductase MnmC, with protein MSTLLQHAQIDWDDQGRPHSRQYDDVYFAVNEGIEETRHVFLGQTRLAERFAALAPHACMVIGETGFGTGMNFYCAWQLFEQHAGAAARLHFVSVEKYPLGRDDLARAVRLWPELAAYSEPLLAQYVALHPGFQQFTFANGRVTLTLLIGDVLEQLPQLDAQVDVWFLDGFAPAKNPDMWTPALFAQLARLSHPGTVLGTFTTTGWVRRSLVDAGFAMKKVPGIGKKWEVMHGAYVGAAPSPSPPWYARPEAAAGPREALVIGAGLAGSCSAASLARRGWQVTVLERHDGPAREASGNPQGVLYLKLSAHGTALSQMILSGFGYTRRQLERLQRGRDWDACGVLQLAFDSKEAERQGKLAAAFAPDLLHPLQRDEAEAMAGVALPAGGLFYPEGGWVHPPALCQQQLQHPGIRLATHQTVLDLRKVGEQWQAWAGERLLASAPVVVLAGAAEVRRFKPCAQLPLKRIRGQITRLPATTGSRALRTVVCAEGYVAPPRDDEHTLGASFDFHGEDLAPTVAEHQGNLALLDEISPDLAQRLGTAGLDPAQLQGRAAFRCTSPDYLPIVGPMADTLAFSEAYAVLGRDARQVPEVPCPWLGGLYVNSGHGSRGLITAPLSGELVAAWVCGEPLPLPRPVAEACHPNRFALRRLIRGK; from the coding sequence ATGTCCACCCTTCTCCAGCACGCCCAGATCGACTGGGACGACCAGGGCCGCCCCCATTCGCGGCAATATGACGACGTCTATTTCGCGGTCAATGAAGGCATCGAGGAAACCCGTCATGTCTTCCTCGGGCAAACCCGCCTGGCAGAACGTTTTGCCGCCCTCGCCCCGCACGCCTGCATGGTGATAGGTGAAACCGGTTTTGGTACCGGCATGAACTTCTACTGCGCCTGGCAGTTGTTCGAGCAACATGCTGGCGCCGCGGCCCGCCTGCATTTCGTCAGCGTCGAGAAGTACCCGCTCGGCCGCGACGACCTGGCCCGTGCCGTGCGCTTGTGGCCGGAGCTGGCGGCCTACAGCGAACCCCTGCTGGCGCAGTACGTGGCGCTGCACCCAGGTTTCCAGCAGTTCACCTTTGCCAATGGGCGGGTCACCCTCACTCTGTTGATTGGTGACGTGCTGGAACAGTTGCCGCAACTCGATGCGCAGGTTGACGTGTGGTTCCTCGACGGCTTCGCCCCGGCCAAGAACCCCGACATGTGGACGCCGGCGCTGTTCGCACAGCTGGCGCGGCTGTCGCACCCTGGCACCGTGCTAGGCACGTTCACCACCACCGGCTGGGTACGCCGCAGCCTGGTCGACGCCGGGTTCGCGATGAAGAAAGTGCCGGGCATCGGCAAGAAGTGGGAGGTGATGCACGGCGCCTATGTCGGCGCTGCGCCCAGCCCCAGCCCGCCCTGGTATGCCCGCCCGGAGGCCGCAGCGGGGCCACGCGAGGCGCTGGTCATCGGTGCCGGGCTGGCCGGCAGTTGCAGCGCCGCCAGCCTGGCCCGGCGCGGCTGGCAGGTGACCGTGCTGGAGCGCCACGACGGGCCGGCCCGGGAAGCGTCGGGCAATCCGCAAGGGGTGCTCTACCTCAAGCTGTCTGCCCATGGCACGGCACTGTCGCAGATGATCCTGTCCGGTTTCGGCTACACCCGGCGCCAGCTGGAGCGCCTGCAGCGAGGCCGCGACTGGGATGCCTGTGGCGTGCTGCAACTGGCCTTCGACAGCAAGGAAGCCGAGCGCCAGGGCAAACTGGCGGCGGCCTTCGCCCCTGACCTTTTGCACCCACTCCAGCGTGATGAAGCCGAAGCCATGGCCGGCGTGGCGTTGCCGGCCGGTGGGCTGTTCTATCCCGAGGGTGGCTGGGTCCACCCGCCGGCGCTGTGTCAGCAGCAGTTGCAGCACCCAGGTATTCGCCTGGCGACCCACCAGACGGTGCTCGACCTGCGCAAGGTTGGTGAGCAATGGCAAGCCTGGGCCGGCGAACGGCTGCTGGCCAGCGCCCCCGTGGTGGTGCTGGCCGGGGCCGCCGAAGTACGGCGCTTCAAGCCGTGTGCACAGCTGCCGCTCAAGCGCATCCGCGGGCAGATCACCCGCCTGCCGGCCACTACCGGGAGCCGTGCGCTGCGCACCGTGGTGTGTGCGGAGGGCTATGTGGCGCCACCGCGCGACGATGAACATACTCTGGGCGCGAGCTTCGACTTTCATGGCGAAGACTTGGCGCCGACAGTGGCCGAGCACCAAGGCAACCTGGCGTTGCTGGATGAAATTTCCCCCGACCTGGCCCAGCGCCTGGGCACCGCCGGACTGGACCCGGCACAGTTGCAAGGGCGCGCGGCGTTCCGCTGCACCAGCCCCGACTACCTGCCGATCGTCGGCCCGATGGCCGATACCCTGGCGTTCAGCGAAGCCTATGCGGTGCTCGGCCGCGATGCGCGGCAGGTGCCAGAGGTGCCCTGCCCGTGGCTGGGTGGCCTGTATGTGAACAGCGGGCATGGCTCGCGGGGCTTGATTACCGCACCGCTGAGTGGCGAGCTGGTGGCCGCCTGGGTATGCGGCGAGCCGCTGCCGTTGCCGCGGCCAGTGGCGGAGGCTTGTCATCCGAACCGGTTTGCCTTGCGCAGGTTGATTCGAGGCAAATGA
- a CDS encoding osmoprotectant NAGGN system M42 family peptidase yields the protein MSERHPEPDLDYLKRVLLEMLAIPSPTGFTDTIVRYVAERLEELGIPFELTRRGTIRATLKGRQSSPDRAVSAHLDTIGASVRQLLDNGRLALAPVGCWSSRFAEGSRVSVFTDTGVFRGSVLPLMASGHAFNTAIDQMPISWEHVEVRLDAYCATRADCEALGVSIGDFVAFDPLPEFTESGHISARHLDDKAGVAALLAALKAVVESGRQPLIDCHPLFTITEETGSGAAGALPWDVSEFVGIDIAPVAPGQASSEHAVSVAMQDSSGPYDYHLSRHLLKLAGDHDLPVRRDLFRYYFSDAHSAVTAGHDIRTALVAFGCDATHGYERTHIDSLAALSRLLSAYLLSPPVFASDSQPANASLERFSHQLEHDAQMESETRVPAVDSLVGHKG from the coding sequence ATGTCCGAGCGACATCCCGAACCCGATCTCGACTACCTCAAACGCGTCCTGCTGGAGATGCTCGCCATCCCCAGTCCTACCGGTTTCACCGACACCATCGTGCGCTACGTGGCCGAACGCCTGGAGGAGCTGGGCATTCCCTTCGAGCTGACCCGCCGCGGCACCATCCGTGCCACCCTCAAGGGCCGGCAAAGCTCGCCGGACCGCGCCGTGTCCGCCCACCTGGACACCATCGGCGCCAGCGTCCGGCAATTGCTCGACAATGGCCGCCTGGCCCTGGCGCCGGTGGGCTGCTGGTCCAGCCGCTTCGCCGAGGGCAGCCGGGTCAGCGTGTTCACCGACACCGGCGTGTTCCGTGGCAGCGTGCTGCCGCTGATGGCCAGCGGGCACGCCTTCAACACCGCCATCGACCAGATGCCGATCAGCTGGGAGCATGTGGAAGTGCGCCTGGACGCCTACTGCGCCACCCGCGCCGATTGCGAGGCGCTGGGTGTAAGCATTGGTGACTTCGTCGCCTTCGACCCGTTGCCCGAATTCACCGAAAGCGGCCATATCAGCGCCCGCCACCTGGATGACAAGGCCGGCGTGGCGGCATTGTTGGCGGCACTGAAGGCCGTGGTGGAAAGCGGCCGTCAGCCACTGATCGACTGCCATCCATTGTTCACCATTACCGAGGAAACCGGTTCGGGCGCCGCCGGTGCCCTGCCCTGGGATGTCAGCGAATTCGTCGGTATCGACATTGCCCCGGTGGCGCCCGGCCAGGCCTCCAGCGAACATGCGGTGAGCGTGGCCATGCAGGACTCATCGGGGCCTTATGACTACCACCTGTCGCGACACCTGCTGAAACTGGCTGGCGACCACGACCTGCCGGTGCGCCGCGACCTGTTCCGTTATTACTTCAGCGATGCCCATTCGGCGGTAACGGCAGGCCACGACATTCGCACCGCACTGGTGGCGTTCGGTTGTGATGCCACGCATGGCTACGAACGCACCCACATCGATAGCCTGGCGGCGCTGAGCCGGTTGCTGTCGGCGTACCTGTTGAGCCCGCCGGTATTTGCCAGCGATTCGCAGCCGGCCAATGCGTCCCTGGAGCGCTTCAGCCACCAGCTGGAACATGATGCGCAGATGGAGAGCGAGACGCGGGTACCCGCAGTGGATAGCCTGGTCGGTCACAAGGGTTGA
- a CDS encoding class II fumarate hydratase — protein MSRIETDSLGPVEVPEDAYWGAQTQRSLINFAIGKERMPIAVLHALALIKKAAARVNDRNGDLPADIARLIEQAADEVLAGQHDDQFPLVVWQTGSGTQSNMNVNEVIAGRANELAGKGRGGKVPVHPNDHVNRSQSSNDCFPTAMHIAAAQAVHDKLLPAIAELSSGLAELSARHHQLVKTGRTHMMDATPITFGQEVSAFVAQLDYAQRAIRASLPAVCELAQGGTAVGTGLNAPHGFAEAIAAELAALSGLPFVTAPNKFAALAGHEPLTSLAGALKTLAVALMKIANDLRLLGSGPRAGLAEVRLPANEPGSSIMPGKVNPTQCEALSMLACQVLGNDAAIGFAASQGHLQLNVFKPVIIHNLLQSIELLADGCRNFQQHCVAGIEPDAEQMAAHLERGLMLVTALNPHIGYDKAAEIAKKAYGEGKTLREAALELKYLTNEQFDQWVRPENMLAPGGKG, from the coding sequence ATGAGCCGTATCGAGACAGACAGCCTGGGCCCGGTCGAAGTTCCTGAGGACGCCTACTGGGGTGCGCAGACCCAGCGTTCGCTGATCAACTTCGCCATCGGCAAGGAACGCATGCCCATCGCGGTGCTGCACGCCCTGGCGCTGATCAAGAAGGCCGCCGCACGCGTCAACGACCGCAATGGCGACTTGCCGGCCGATATCGCCCGGCTGATCGAACAGGCTGCCGACGAGGTGCTGGCTGGCCAGCACGACGACCAGTTCCCGCTGGTGGTGTGGCAGACCGGGAGCGGTACCCAGAGCAACATGAACGTCAACGAGGTGATCGCCGGGCGGGCCAACGAACTGGCCGGCAAGGGCCGTGGCGGCAAGGTGCCGGTGCACCCCAACGACCACGTCAATCGCTCGCAGAGCTCCAATGACTGTTTCCCCACCGCCATGCACATCGCTGCAGCCCAGGCGGTACACGACAAGCTGCTGCCGGCCATTGCCGAACTGTCCTCAGGGCTGGCCGAGCTGTCGGCACGCCACCACCAGCTGGTGAAGACCGGCCGCACGCACATGATGGATGCCACGCCGATCACCTTCGGCCAGGAAGTGTCCGCGTTCGTCGCCCAGCTCGACTACGCCCAGCGCGCCATCCGCGCCAGCTTGCCGGCGGTCTGTGAACTGGCCCAGGGCGGCACTGCCGTGGGCACCGGGCTGAATGCCCCGCACGGGTTCGCCGAAGCCATCGCGGCCGAGCTGGCGGCGCTGTCCGGCCTGCCGTTCGTCACCGCACCGAACAAGTTCGCCGCTCTGGCCGGGCATGAGCCGCTGACCAGCCTGGCCGGTGCCCTGAAGACCCTGGCAGTGGCGCTGATGAAGATTGCCAACGACCTGCGCCTGCTGGGTTCCGGCCCACGTGCCGGGTTGGCTGAGGTACGCCTGCCGGCCAACGAACCCGGCAGCTCGATCATGCCGGGCAAGGTCAACCCGACCCAGTGCGAGGCACTGTCGATGCTGGCCTGCCAGGTGCTGGGCAACGACGCGGCGATCGGCTTTGCCGCCAGCCAGGGCCATTTGCAACTGAACGTGTTCAAGCCGGTGATCATCCACAACCTGTTGCAGTCGATCGAACTGCTGGCCGATGGTTGCCGTAACTTCCAGCAGCACTGCGTGGCAGGTATCGAGCCGGATGCCGAGCAGATGGCGGCACACCTGGAGCGCGGGTTGATGCTGGTAACGGCGCTGAACCCGCATATCGGCTATGACAAGGCAGCGGAAATTGCCAAGAAGGCTTACGGCGAAGGCAAGACCTTGCGCGAGGCGGCACTGGAGTTGAAGTACCTGACCAATGAGCAGTTCGACCAGTGGGTGCGGCCGGAGAACATGCTGGCCCCAGGAGGAAAAGGCTGA
- the pap gene encoding polyphosphate:AMP phosphotransferase translates to MFESAEIGHSIDKEAYDAEVPALREALLEAQYELKQQARFPVIVLINGVEGAGKGETVKLLNEWMDPRLIDVLTFDQQTDEELARPPAWRYWRALPPKGRMGVFFGNWYSQMLQGRVHGLFKDAVLDQAITGAERLEEMLCDEGALIIKFWFHLSKKQMKARLKALKDDPLHSWRISPLDWQQSETYDRFVRFGERVLRRTSRDYAPWHIIEGVDPNYRSLAVGRILLESLQAALANDPKAKHRGNVAPLGRSLDQRSLLGALDMTLRLDKADYQEQLVTEQARLAGLLRDKRMRRHALVAVFEGNDAAGKGGAIRRVAAALDPRQYRIVPIAAPTEEERAQPYLWRFWRHIPARGKFTIFDRSWYGRVLVERVEGFCSPADWMRAYSEINDFEEQLVNAGVVVVKFWLAIDQQTQLARFEEREQIPFKRYKITEDDWRNREKWDDYVQAVGDMVDRTSTEIAPWTLVEANDKRWARVKVLRTINQALEEAFARHKK, encoded by the coding sequence ATGTTCGAATCTGCCGAAATCGGCCACAGCATCGACAAGGAGGCTTACGACGCCGAGGTACCCGCTTTGCGCGAGGCCCTGCTCGAAGCCCAGTACGAACTCAAGCAGCAGGCGCGCTTCCCGGTGATCGTGCTGATCAACGGCGTCGAAGGCGCCGGCAAGGGCGAGACCGTCAAGCTGCTCAACGAGTGGATGGACCCGCGGCTGATCGATGTGCTCACCTTCGACCAGCAAACCGACGAGGAGCTGGCTCGGCCACCGGCCTGGCGCTACTGGCGGGCGCTGCCGCCGAAGGGGCGGATGGGTGTGTTCTTCGGCAACTGGTACAGCCAGATGCTCCAGGGGCGGGTGCATGGCCTGTTCAAGGACGCGGTGCTGGACCAGGCCATCACCGGCGCCGAGCGGCTCGAGGAAATGCTCTGCGACGAGGGGGCGCTGATCATCAAGTTCTGGTTCCACTTGTCCAAGAAACAGATGAAGGCCCGCCTCAAGGCACTGAAGGACGACCCCTTGCACAGCTGGCGCATCAGCCCGCTGGACTGGCAGCAGTCAGAAACCTACGACCGCTTCGTGCGCTTCGGCGAGCGCGTGCTACGCCGCACCAGCCGCGATTATGCACCCTGGCATATCATCGAAGGCGTCGACCCCAACTACCGCAGCCTGGCGGTGGGGCGCATTCTTCTGGAAAGCCTGCAGGCGGCCCTGGCCAACGATCCCAAGGCCAAGCACCGTGGCAACGTCGCCCCGTTGGGCCGCAGCCTCGACCAGCGCAGCCTGCTCGGCGCGCTGGACATGACCCTGCGCCTGGACAAGGCCGACTATCAGGAGCAGTTGGTCACCGAGCAGGCGCGCCTGGCTGGCCTGCTGCGCGACAAGCGCATGCGCCGACATGCCCTGGTGGCGGTGTTCGAAGGCAACGATGCTGCCGGCAAGGGCGGTGCCATTCGCCGCGTGGCGGCGGCGCTGGACCCACGCCAGTACCGCATCGTGCCGATTGCCGCGCCCACTGAAGAAGAGCGTGCGCAGCCTTACTTGTGGCGGTTCTGGCGGCATATTCCGGCGCGTGGCAAGTTCACCATCTTCGACCGTTCCTGGTATGGCCGGGTACTGGTGGAGCGAGTGGAAGGCTTCTGTAGCCCGGCCGACTGGATGCGCGCCTACAGCGAAATCAACGATTTCGAGGAACAGCTGGTCAATGCCGGCGTGGTGGTGGTCAAGTTCTGGCTGGCGATCGACCAGCAGACGCAGCTGGCGCGCTTCGAAGAACGCGAGCAGATCCCGTTCAAACGCTACAAGATCACCGAGGATGACTGGCGCAACCGCGAAAAGTGGGACGACTATGTGCAGGCGGTGGGTGACATGGTCGACCGCACCAGCACCGAGATCGCGCCGTGGACGTTGGTGGAAGCCAACGACAAGCGTTGGGCGCGGGTGAAAGTGTTGCGCACCATCAACCAGGCACTTGAGGAGGCGTTTGCCAGGCACAAGAAATAA